Proteins encoded in a region of the Oncorhynchus keta strain PuntledgeMale-10-30-2019 chromosome 3, Oket_V2, whole genome shotgun sequence genome:
- the LOC118367682 gene encoding rho GTPase-activating protein 22-like isoform X3 codes for MCHYGHYVLLENQSSRVHEPDWIGLLRPSLLGKCGFGMYEKHALTLCSNCSVTYYDYSDLSVSSGCDCVERRCCAQSGIFGQHLEDTVQYEKKFGHRLAPLLVEQCVDFIKERGLDEEGLFRMPGQANLVKDLQEAFDCGDKPLFDSNTDVHTVASLLKLYLRELPEPVVPFSKYEDFLSCAQLLAKDVEEGVQELVKQVSNLPPANYNLLKYICMFLDEVQSHANKNKMSVQNLATVFGPNILRPKMEDPVAIMEGTSLVQSLMTVLISEHNRLYSGRGELEVPVPQPEVTLQGQRLQQHSIGGWISEEDLQNCPTNPNEDLACSSASSLDAKLCAATTPPPRLAPSGKGEPVVSPSKQTKNLPSWKYSFKGTSTPRPPPQADVTTVSPSGNWLMNGLSSLRSHRRTSSGERVRDSTGFSQRLSTYDNVTSSSSMGSGPSVASTHWSTSSCDISASDSGSEPSGLNCGNGKGLEECQWQELASPQGPGQGQRGGRVEERVGDRISEQEQDSSEAMELCVSSAGCSDNGNTIANMVVPSIVIPEDLDGGSKALTSLVEGLKDELRKQKVAYETRIKRLEESSAALCAQMERLEQEMEQERKRQRMLEIKLRNSERARHDAENRNRLLEKEMEDFFSTLGDLALGARTSDI; via the exons ATGTGTCATTACGGTCATTACGTGTTATTAGAAAACCAGTCATCTCGAGTGCACGAGCCAGACTGGATTGGATTACTTCGACCGTCGCTGCTTGGTAAATGTGGCTTTGGCATGTATGAAAAGCACGCTCTGACTCTGTGTAGCAATTGCTCGGTGACGTACTACGACTACTCTGATCTGTCAGTGTCTAGTGGTTGCGACTGTGTTGAGAGGCGGTGTTGCGCACAATCAG GGATATTTGGCCAGCATTTAGAAGACACAGTCCAGTATGAGAAGAAATTTGGGCACCGCCTGGCACCTCTTCTGGTGGAGCAGTGTGTGGACTTCATAAAGGAACGAGGTCTGGATGAGGAGGGCCTCTTTCGGATGCCAGGGCAGGCTAACCTGGTAAAGGATCTACAGGAAGCCTTTGACTGTGGGGATAAGCCTCTGTTTGACAG TAACACTGACGTCCACACGGTGGCGTCCCTGCTGAAGCTCTACCTCCGTGAACTGCCTGAGCCTGTGGTCCCTTTCTCCAAGTATGAGGACTTCCTCTCCTGTGCTCAGCTGCTGGCCAAAGACGTGGAGGAG GGTGTACAGGAGCTGGTCAAGCAAGTGAGCAATCTTCCTCCCGCCAACTACAATCTCCTGAAGTATATATGCAT GTTTCTTGACGAGGTCCAGTCTCACGCAAACAAAAACAAGATGAGTGTACAGAACCTGGCCACGGTATTTGGACCAAATATCCTCCGACCCAAAATGGAGGACCCAGTGGCTATTATGGAAG GCACCTCCCTAGTCCAAAGCCTCATGACCGTACTGATCAGTGAACATAACCGTCTGTACTCGGGGAGGGGGGAGCTGGAGGTCCCTGTTCCCCAGCCAGAGGTGACCCTCCAGGGCCAAAGGCTCCAGCAGCACAGCATCGGTGGCTGGATCTCTGAGGAGGACCTCCAGAACTGCCCCACCAACCCCAACGAGGACCTCGcctgcagcagcgcctcttcttTGGACGCAAAGCTCTGTGCTGCCACCACCCCTCCACCTAGACTTGCTCCTTCAGGGAAGGGGGAGCCAGTGGTCAGCCCCAGCAAGCAGACCAAGAACCTTCCCTCCTGGAAGTACTCCTTCAAGGGCACCTCAACGCCACGGCCCCCTCCTCAGGCCGACGTCACCACCGTGTCCCCCAGTGGCAACTGGCTGATGAACGGGCTGTCCTCTCTGAGGAGCCACAGGCGCACCTCCTCTGGGGAGCGTGTCAGGGACTCCACCGGCTTTTCCCAGAGACTGTCCACCTACGACAACGTCACGTCTTCCTCCAGCATGGGCAGTGGCCCTAGTGTAGCCAGCACACATTGGTCTACCTCCTCCTGTGACATCTCCGCATCCGACTCAGGCAGCGAGCCCTCAGGGCTTAACTGTGGTAATGGGAAGGGTCTAGAGGAGTGCCAATGGCAGGAGCTAGCCTCACCCCAGGGCCCGGGCCAGGGTCAGAGGGGAGGCcgggtggaggagagagttgGAGATAGGATCTCAGAGCAAGAGCAGGACAGTAGTGAAGCCATGGAGCTGTGTGTTAGCAGTGCAGGCTGCAGTGACAACGGGAACACCATAGCCAATATGGTGGTGCCATCCATCGTGATACCAGAAGACCTTGATGGAGGCTCCAAAGCACTTACCAGCCTGGTGGAGGGTCTGAAGGATGAGCTGAGGAAACAGAAGGTGGCCTACGAGACCAGGATCAAAAG GCTGGAGGAGTCCAGTGCGGCGCTGTGTGCTCAGATGGAGCGTCTGGAGCAGGAGATGGAGCAGGAGAGAAAAAGGCAGCGGATGCTGGAGATCAAGCTCCGTAACTCAGAGCGAGCCCGTCACGACGCAGAGAACAGGAACCGGCTCCTGGAGAAGGAAATGGAGGACTTCTTCTCCACTCTGGGGGACCTGGCTCTGGGAGCAAGGACTAGTGACATTTAA
- the LOC118367682 gene encoding rho GTPase-activating protein 22-like isoform X4: MGMGLACCKPTGPKQEHLQGGPGGEKDRAALSHEAILLMANSQSDMDDWVKAIRRVIWAPFGGGIFGQHLEDTVQYEKKFGHRLAPLLVEQCVDFIKERGLDEEGLFRMPGQANLVKDLQEAFDCGDKPLFDSNTDVHTVASLLKLYLRELPEPVVPFSKYEDFLSCAQLLAKDVEEGVQELVKQVSNLPPANYNLLKYICMFLDEVQSHANKNKMSVQNLATVFGPNILRPKMEDPVAIMEGTSLVQSLMTVLISEHNRLYSGRGELEVPVPQPEVTLQGQRLQQHSIGGWISEEDLQNCPTNPNEDLACSSASSLDAKLCAATTPPPRLAPSGKGEPVVSPSKQTKNLPSWKYSFKGTSTPRPPPQADVTTVSPSGNWLMNGLSSLRSHRRTSSGERVRDSTGFSQRLSTYDNVTSSSSMGSGPSVASTHWSTSSCDISASDSGSEPSGLNCGNGKGLEECQWQELASPQGPGQGQRGGRVEERVGDRISEQEQDSSEAMELCVSSAGCSDNGNTIANMVVPSIVIPEDLDGGSKALTSLVEGLKDELRKQKVAYETRIKRLEESSAALCAQMERLEQEMEQERKRQRMLEIKLRNSERARHDAENRNRLLEKEMEDFFSTLGDLALGARTSDI, encoded by the exons GGATATTTGGCCAGCATTTAGAAGACACAGTCCAGTATGAGAAGAAATTTGGGCACCGCCTGGCACCTCTTCTGGTGGAGCAGTGTGTGGACTTCATAAAGGAACGAGGTCTGGATGAGGAGGGCCTCTTTCGGATGCCAGGGCAGGCTAACCTGGTAAAGGATCTACAGGAAGCCTTTGACTGTGGGGATAAGCCTCTGTTTGACAG TAACACTGACGTCCACACGGTGGCGTCCCTGCTGAAGCTCTACCTCCGTGAACTGCCTGAGCCTGTGGTCCCTTTCTCCAAGTATGAGGACTTCCTCTCCTGTGCTCAGCTGCTGGCCAAAGACGTGGAGGAG GGTGTACAGGAGCTGGTCAAGCAAGTGAGCAATCTTCCTCCCGCCAACTACAATCTCCTGAAGTATATATGCAT GTTTCTTGACGAGGTCCAGTCTCACGCAAACAAAAACAAGATGAGTGTACAGAACCTGGCCACGGTATTTGGACCAAATATCCTCCGACCCAAAATGGAGGACCCAGTGGCTATTATGGAAG GCACCTCCCTAGTCCAAAGCCTCATGACCGTACTGATCAGTGAACATAACCGTCTGTACTCGGGGAGGGGGGAGCTGGAGGTCCCTGTTCCCCAGCCAGAGGTGACCCTCCAGGGCCAAAGGCTCCAGCAGCACAGCATCGGTGGCTGGATCTCTGAGGAGGACCTCCAGAACTGCCCCACCAACCCCAACGAGGACCTCGcctgcagcagcgcctcttcttTGGACGCAAAGCTCTGTGCTGCCACCACCCCTCCACCTAGACTTGCTCCTTCAGGGAAGGGGGAGCCAGTGGTCAGCCCCAGCAAGCAGACCAAGAACCTTCCCTCCTGGAAGTACTCCTTCAAGGGCACCTCAACGCCACGGCCCCCTCCTCAGGCCGACGTCACCACCGTGTCCCCCAGTGGCAACTGGCTGATGAACGGGCTGTCCTCTCTGAGGAGCCACAGGCGCACCTCCTCTGGGGAGCGTGTCAGGGACTCCACCGGCTTTTCCCAGAGACTGTCCACCTACGACAACGTCACGTCTTCCTCCAGCATGGGCAGTGGCCCTAGTGTAGCCAGCACACATTGGTCTACCTCCTCCTGTGACATCTCCGCATCCGACTCAGGCAGCGAGCCCTCAGGGCTTAACTGTGGTAATGGGAAGGGTCTAGAGGAGTGCCAATGGCAGGAGCTAGCCTCACCCCAGGGCCCGGGCCAGGGTCAGAGGGGAGGCcgggtggaggagagagttgGAGATAGGATCTCAGAGCAAGAGCAGGACAGTAGTGAAGCCATGGAGCTGTGTGTTAGCAGTGCAGGCTGCAGTGACAACGGGAACACCATAGCCAATATGGTGGTGCCATCCATCGTGATACCAGAAGACCTTGATGGAGGCTCCAAAGCACTTACCAGCCTGGTGGAGGGTCTGAAGGATGAGCTGAGGAAACAGAAGGTGGCCTACGAGACCAGGATCAAAAG GCTGGAGGAGTCCAGTGCGGCGCTGTGTGCTCAGATGGAGCGTCTGGAGCAGGAGATGGAGCAGGAGAGAAAAAGGCAGCGGATGCTGGAGATCAAGCTCCGTAACTCAGAGCGAGCCCGTCACGACGCAGAGAACAGGAACCGGCTCCTGGAGAAGGAAATGGAGGACTTCTTCTCCACTCTGGGGGACCTGGCTCTGGGAGCAAGGACTAGTGACATTTAA
- the LOC118367682 gene encoding rho GTPase-activating protein 22-like isoform X5, producing MANSQSDMDDWVKAIRRVIWAPFGGGIFGQHLEDTVQYEKKFGHRLAPLLVEQCVDFIKERGLDEEGLFRMPGQANLVKDLQEAFDCGDKPLFDSNTDVHTVASLLKLYLRELPEPVVPFSKYEDFLSCAQLLAKDVEEGVQELVKQVSNLPPANYNLLKYICMFLDEVQSHANKNKMSVQNLATVFGPNILRPKMEDPVAIMEGTSLVQSLMTVLISEHNRLYSGRGELEVPVPQPEVTLQGQRLQQHSIGGWISEEDLQNCPTNPNEDLACSSASSLDAKLCAATTPPPRLAPSGKGEPVVSPSKQTKNLPSWKYSFKGTSTPRPPPQADVTTVSPSGNWLMNGLSSLRSHRRTSSGERVRDSTGFSQRLSTYDNVTSSSSMGSGPSVASTHWSTSSCDISASDSGSEPSGLNCGNGKGLEECQWQELASPQGPGQGQRGGRVEERVGDRISEQEQDSSEAMELCVSSAGCSDNGNTIANMVVPSIVIPEDLDGGSKALTSLVEGLKDELRKQKVAYETRIKRLEESSAALCAQMERLEQEMEQERKRQRMLEIKLRNSERARHDAENRNRLLEKEMEDFFSTLGDLALGARTSDI from the exons GGATATTTGGCCAGCATTTAGAAGACACAGTCCAGTATGAGAAGAAATTTGGGCACCGCCTGGCACCTCTTCTGGTGGAGCAGTGTGTGGACTTCATAAAGGAACGAGGTCTGGATGAGGAGGGCCTCTTTCGGATGCCAGGGCAGGCTAACCTGGTAAAGGATCTACAGGAAGCCTTTGACTGTGGGGATAAGCCTCTGTTTGACAG TAACACTGACGTCCACACGGTGGCGTCCCTGCTGAAGCTCTACCTCCGTGAACTGCCTGAGCCTGTGGTCCCTTTCTCCAAGTATGAGGACTTCCTCTCCTGTGCTCAGCTGCTGGCCAAAGACGTGGAGGAG GGTGTACAGGAGCTGGTCAAGCAAGTGAGCAATCTTCCTCCCGCCAACTACAATCTCCTGAAGTATATATGCAT GTTTCTTGACGAGGTCCAGTCTCACGCAAACAAAAACAAGATGAGTGTACAGAACCTGGCCACGGTATTTGGACCAAATATCCTCCGACCCAAAATGGAGGACCCAGTGGCTATTATGGAAG GCACCTCCCTAGTCCAAAGCCTCATGACCGTACTGATCAGTGAACATAACCGTCTGTACTCGGGGAGGGGGGAGCTGGAGGTCCCTGTTCCCCAGCCAGAGGTGACCCTCCAGGGCCAAAGGCTCCAGCAGCACAGCATCGGTGGCTGGATCTCTGAGGAGGACCTCCAGAACTGCCCCACCAACCCCAACGAGGACCTCGcctgcagcagcgcctcttcttTGGACGCAAAGCTCTGTGCTGCCACCACCCCTCCACCTAGACTTGCTCCTTCAGGGAAGGGGGAGCCAGTGGTCAGCCCCAGCAAGCAGACCAAGAACCTTCCCTCCTGGAAGTACTCCTTCAAGGGCACCTCAACGCCACGGCCCCCTCCTCAGGCCGACGTCACCACCGTGTCCCCCAGTGGCAACTGGCTGATGAACGGGCTGTCCTCTCTGAGGAGCCACAGGCGCACCTCCTCTGGGGAGCGTGTCAGGGACTCCACCGGCTTTTCCCAGAGACTGTCCACCTACGACAACGTCACGTCTTCCTCCAGCATGGGCAGTGGCCCTAGTGTAGCCAGCACACATTGGTCTACCTCCTCCTGTGACATCTCCGCATCCGACTCAGGCAGCGAGCCCTCAGGGCTTAACTGTGGTAATGGGAAGGGTCTAGAGGAGTGCCAATGGCAGGAGCTAGCCTCACCCCAGGGCCCGGGCCAGGGTCAGAGGGGAGGCcgggtggaggagagagttgGAGATAGGATCTCAGAGCAAGAGCAGGACAGTAGTGAAGCCATGGAGCTGTGTGTTAGCAGTGCAGGCTGCAGTGACAACGGGAACACCATAGCCAATATGGTGGTGCCATCCATCGTGATACCAGAAGACCTTGATGGAGGCTCCAAAGCACTTACCAGCCTGGTGGAGGGTCTGAAGGATGAGCTGAGGAAACAGAAGGTGGCCTACGAGACCAGGATCAAAAG GCTGGAGGAGTCCAGTGCGGCGCTGTGTGCTCAGATGGAGCGTCTGGAGCAGGAGATGGAGCAGGAGAGAAAAAGGCAGCGGATGCTGGAGATCAAGCTCCGTAACTCAGAGCGAGCCCGTCACGACGCAGAGAACAGGAACCGGCTCCTGGAGAAGGAAATGGAGGACTTCTTCTCCACTCTGGGGGACCTGGCTCTGGGAGCAAGGACTAGTGACATTTAA
- the LOC118367713 gene encoding mitogen-activated protein kinase 8 isoform X2 encodes MNRNKREKEYYSLDVGDSTFTVLKRYQNLRPIGSGAQGIVCSAYDHNLERNVAIKKLSRPFQNQTHAKRAYRELVLMKCVNHKNIIGLLNVFTPQKTLEEFQDVYIVMELMDANLCQVIQMELDHERLSYLLYQMLCGIKHLHAAGIIHRDLKPSNIVVKSDCTLKILDFGLARTAATGLLMTPYVVTRYYRAPEVILGMGYQANVDIWAVGCIMAEMVRHKILFPGRDYIDQWNKVIEQLGTPSQEFLMKLNQSVRTYVENRPRYAGYTFEKLFPDVLFPADSEHNKLKASQARDLLSKMLVIDASKRISVSEALQHPYINVWYDPTEVEAPPPLITDKQLDEREHTVEEWKDLIYMEVQDWEERTKNGVIRGQPASLGAAVSSSFQQHPSASSSSANDVSSMSTDPTLASDTDSSLETASNTDPLGCCR; translated from the exons CTCAGCGTATGACCACAACCTTGAACGAAATGTGGCAATTAAAAAACTCAGCCGGCCTTTCCAGAACCAGACCCATGCCAAAAGAGCTTACAGAGAACTGGTGCTCATGAAATGTGTCAACCATAAGAAC ATCATTGGCCTATTAAATGTATTCACGCCACAGAAGACGCTGGAAGAATTTCAAGATGT GTATATTGTGATGGAGCTGATGGATGCCAACCTGTGCCAGGTGATTCAGATGGAGCTGGACCACGAGCGGCTGTCCTATCTGCTCTACCAGATGCTGTGTGGCATCAAGCACCTTCACGCCGCGGGCATCATACACAGG GATCTGAAACCCAGCAACATTGTGGTAAAGTCTGACTGCACGCTGAAGATCCTGGACTTTGGATTGGCCAGGACAGCGGCCACGGGACTCCTGATGACCCCGTACGTGGTGACCCGCTACTACCGCGCCCCTGAAGTCATATTGGGCATGGGTTACCAGGCCAACG TGGATATATGGGCTGTGGGCTGCATTATGGCAGAAATGGTTCGCCACAAAATCCTTTTTCCAGGAAGGGATT ATATTGATCAGTGGAACAAGGTGATCGAGCAGCTGGGGACTCCAAGTCAGGAGTTCCTGATGAAGCTCAACCAGTCAGTGAGGACTTACGTGGAAAACAGACCCCGCTATGCCGGCTATACCTTCGAGAAGCTCTTCCCCGACGTCCTCTTCCCAGCCGACTCAGAGCACAACAAACTGAAAG CAAGTCAAGCCAGAGACCTATTATCGAAGATGCTGGTAATAGATGCATCCAAACGGATCTCTGTGAGCGAGGCTCTCCAGCACCCCTACATCAACGTGTGGTATGATCCAACTGAAGTGGAGGCG CCCCCACCACTGATCACAGACAAGCAGCTGGATGAGAGGGAGCACACAGTGGAGGAGTGGAAAG ATTTGATATACATGGAGGTTCAGGACTGGGAGGAGAGAACGAAGAATGGAGTGATCCGGGGACAGCCAGCGTCTTTAG GTGCAGCAGTGAGCAGCAGCTTCCAGCAGCACCCTTCTGCGTCGTCCTCGTCCGCCAACGATGTGTCCTCCATGTCCACCGATCCCACCCTGGCCTCGGACACAGACAGCAGCCTGGAGACGGCCTCTAACACGGACCCACTGGGCTGCTGCAGATGA
- the LOC118367713 gene encoding mitogen-activated protein kinase 8 isoform X1: protein MNRNKREKEYYSLDVGDSTFTVLKRYQNLRPIGSGAQGIVCSAYDHNLERNVAIKKLSRPFQNQTHAKRAYRELVLMKCVNHKNIIGLLNVFTPQKTLEEFQDVYIVMELMDANLCQVIQMELDHERLSYLLYQMLCGIKHLHAAGIIHRDLKPSNIVVKSDCTLKILDFGLARTAATGLLMTPYVVTRYYRAPEVILGMGYQANVDVWSIGCIMAEMVRGSVLFPGTDHIDQWNKVIEQLGTPSQEFLMKLNQSVRTYVENRPRYAGYTFEKLFPDVLFPADSEHNKLKASQARDLLSKMLVIDASKRISVSEALQHPYINVWYDPTEVEAPPPLITDKQLDEREHTVEEWKDLIYMEVQDWEERTKNGVIRGQPASLGAAVSSSFQQHPSASSSSANDVSSMSTDPTLASDTDSSLETASNTDPLGCCR, encoded by the exons CTCAGCGTATGACCACAACCTTGAACGAAATGTGGCAATTAAAAAACTCAGCCGGCCTTTCCAGAACCAGACCCATGCCAAAAGAGCTTACAGAGAACTGGTGCTCATGAAATGTGTCAACCATAAGAAC ATCATTGGCCTATTAAATGTATTCACGCCACAGAAGACGCTGGAAGAATTTCAAGATGT GTATATTGTGATGGAGCTGATGGATGCCAACCTGTGCCAGGTGATTCAGATGGAGCTGGACCACGAGCGGCTGTCCTATCTGCTCTACCAGATGCTGTGTGGCATCAAGCACCTTCACGCCGCGGGCATCATACACAGG GATCTGAAACCCAGCAACATTGTGGTAAAGTCTGACTGCACGCTGAAGATCCTGGACTTTGGATTGGCCAGGACAGCGGCCACGGGACTCCTGATGACCCCGTACGTGGTGACCCGCTACTACCGCGCCCCTGAAGTCATATTGGGCATGGGTTACCAGGCCAACG TTGATGTCTGGTCTATTGGCTGCATCATGGCAGAAATGGTCCGAGGTAGTGTGTTGTTCCCAGGCACAGATC ATATTGATCAGTGGAACAAGGTGATCGAGCAGCTGGGGACTCCAAGTCAGGAGTTCCTGATGAAGCTCAACCAGTCAGTGAGGACTTACGTGGAAAACAGACCCCGCTATGCCGGCTATACCTTCGAGAAGCTCTTCCCCGACGTCCTCTTCCCAGCCGACTCAGAGCACAACAAACTGAAAG CAAGTCAAGCCAGAGACCTATTATCGAAGATGCTGGTAATAGATGCATCCAAACGGATCTCTGTGAGCGAGGCTCTCCAGCACCCCTACATCAACGTGTGGTATGATCCAACTGAAGTGGAGGCG CCCCCACCACTGATCACAGACAAGCAGCTGGATGAGAGGGAGCACACAGTGGAGGAGTGGAAAG ATTTGATATACATGGAGGTTCAGGACTGGGAGGAGAGAACGAAGAATGGAGTGATCCGGGGACAGCCAGCGTCTTTAG GTGCAGCAGTGAGCAGCAGCTTCCAGCAGCACCCTTCTGCGTCGTCCTCGTCCGCCAACGATGTGTCCTCCATGTCCACCGATCCCACCCTGGCCTCGGACACAGACAGCAGCCTGGAGACGGCCTCTAACACGGACCCACTGGGCTGCTGCAGATGA